ATCCACAACCATGACCAGCAAATGGCTTGGGTCGGAAATCGCCAGCGCAGAAAATGGGTTGTTGCGGATTATTTCAACGAGCGATTCTTTGCGGCGCACCAATACGGCAATGTCTAATTGCAATTGTTGATCAATAGCAGAGGCAATCTGCTGCTCAAGTTGTGTCTCCGACACGTGAGGCGTTGCCTCAAACACTATATTCCCGCTTTGCAGAATGGATTTTACTTGCTTGAAGCCCAGAGTCTCAAACAAAAGACACAAATCACGCATCGCAATTTTTTTGTGCCCACCCACATTGATCCCACGCAGCAATGCGACATATTTCATATTTTATCCCCTAAATCTTCAGCAAAGCGCAACATATAACCATCGGGATCTAAAATAATGAATTGGCGTTGGCCGATTTTAAGATCACCCGCTTGATACCATCGGTCTTCGATAGGCATAAAGAGGTTGATTTTATAGCGTTGAATGTGGCTGTATAATTGATCGACCGCAGTCGTTTTTATTTGTAAATTTATCCCCCGACCAAAAGGGACCTCGAGTGGGGCAGTTAACCATATTCGCCCCACTTGCTTTATTTCCTCCAACATCAAACGCGCTCCTTGACGCTCGAGCATCGCAAATTGTTCTTCGCTACGTTGATATTGAATATTAAATCCTAATATTTCGGTATAAAAAGACAAGCTAAGGTCTATATTAGAACAATATAACTCAGGTATAAGTGCTGTAGTCAATCGTGCGTTATTCATGGACTCAGATTGTATCGTGAAGGAATTTAAGCTAATAATTTACATTAAACGTCGATAAATAACAGCAGGCCAAGGTAGGTTTAGTCTTGATGCGTCAGGATTACTTTCCATGCCGATCAGCAGTCGAAATGTACCAAACAAAACATTGGGAGAAAATCATGCGATTTAAGGGAAAGACGGTGGTGGTTACTGGTGGAAGCAGTGGTATTGGTTTTGCTGTTGCAAAACGAATTACTGATGAAGGTGGGCGCGTGATCATCACCGGCCGCAATCAAACGAAACTGGAAGCTGCTGTAAAAACCCTTGGAAAAAAAGCGCACACCCTTGTTTCTGATGCCAGTCGCATCAGTGATATTGACGCCTTGTTTTCTTCAATTAAAAAAGAGGTGGGTCTTATTGATGGACTCTTTGCCAATGCAGGCACGGTACTCTTTGAACCGGTAGAAGCAGTGACGGAAGAGCATTTCGATTATCTCATGAATACCAATGTTAAAAGCGTCTTTTTTACCCTGCAAAAAGCAATTCCACATTTGGCGGAGGGTGCATCCATTGTGGTGAATTCTTCTGTTGCTGGAAGTACAGGTCGCGCAACCGCCTCAGTGTACAGTGCGACTAAAGCGGCAGTACGCTCCATGGCACGTACTTTTGCAGCCAGTCTTTTGGAGCGAAAAATTCGGGTCAATGCCGTCAGCCCAGGACCAATTGATACACCACTGTGGTTCGTCGAAGGGGGGCTTCCCGCAGATCAGGTGAATAAGGTTTTAGAAGATATCAAGGCTGCCAATCCGATGAAACGCTTTGGATCTGCAGAAGAAGTTGCTGCGGCTGTTGCTTTCTTGCTTGCCTCGGAGTCTTCTTATATTACAGGAAGTGAGCTTTTCGTTGATGGGGGAGTGACTCAACTTTAGAGGGTGTGCATCGTCATTGTCTTGAAAGGTATTGCTTTAGAAACCAGCCTTCCTTGGCTTATGTCCGATTTATAGAGTGGGGGTGTAGTGGGTTGACTCCTCCGGCATAAATCCGAATTTATTTTCTATGACATTCGTTCTATCTATAAATTGTTGCAACGTTGAGGCTATGTTAAACAACTCATCTTGATCTTGAGTTTTTGTTGTAGGGCTAGCTAAATTGCTGAAATCTTTATTTGCAAATAAAGATTCGTTAGAACGTTGTGTTTTTGCATTGATATCAGTAGCACCACCAAAAAATCTGTCCTGGAATCCAAGAGAGATCATGGAGTGAGTCAGAAGATTTAAATCAACATCGTCTAGTTTTTTCTTTTCATCAAGTGTTACTTGCTTGGATAGGCTGAGTTGTTTCTTAATATCCTCAAGAAACTCTTCGATTGGTTCTAATAATTCGTCTGGGTCCTGAATAATCTTTTTTGCTAACGCGTGGCTAAGTTTATTACGACTTTTTGCAACCTGCAGATTTGCTCCTTCAGCGAGTTGTAATGTACCATTAGTTTGCTCTAAGAGCATATCGGCAAAAAATTCATTGAGATCTGCTAATTTTGCTCTAATCTGTTTTAATTGTGGAAAATTAAGCGCGAACTTCTCTAAACACGCCAGAAAAGATTTTGTAGTTTGATAACAATTTTGAACTTTAACAAGAGGGTTTGATTTTATTGCATCAAAAGTTGGGTCGAACGCCGCAAAAGTACTTATATAATCAGTCAGATTTACTTTCAAAATGTACTCCAATTGGTTTTGTTTTAAATTGAAAAGCATTCCTTGCTGTATGTCCTTCAGAAGCTACCTAAATTTTTTAAATTGGCAAAAATCGCGCGATTGTAGCTTTTGAGTTAAAAAGAGTCAAAGCGAGGGTAATGACTATGTTTTTGATTTTTCTATTCTGGGAGGTTGCTGGAGTGGGTAAAGTAACCGCGCCATGCAAATAAAATTTCTGTTGGTTTATTTCAGCATAGTTTATAGAGAGCGGGATTTATTTTTCACGCTCAAGTTTTTGTATCGGGACGCAATTTCCAAAGTGCTAAGCCAGTGAGCAACCAGGTGGTCTATACTAACAGAAATAACATCCATTAAAGACTGAAGGAGATAGGACTATGGACAAAAAGGTGATTCAGGTACCTGAACTTCTTTCTTATGATAAGTATGGTTTTACACAATGTGTTCAATTCAATGATTTAATTTTTGTGACAGGACAAGCGGGAGAAGATAGGGACGGAAGATTGGTGGGTAAGGATATAGAGTCTCAAACCCGGCAATTATTCAAAAACATAGAATTTGCTTTACATGCTGCGAACTCCGATTTATCACAGATTCTGGCCATGACCTCCTATGTAGTTGATATAGAAAAAAATGGTTTAGCTTATTTTACTACCAGAAAAGAATGCATGCCCGTTTCTTCTTACACGAGCACATCAGTTGGAGTAGCGGCATTGGCTAATCCCGGACTTTTGGTTGAAGTCACCTGCATTGCAGCTGTGCATAACCATAAGACCTAGGGCATCAAAGTAAACGAGTTGGATAAACCATGGAAAAAAGACCTATTTTGATTCGTAATGGTTTGCTACTAGACAGAACGAACCCTTGGTTCATGCATCAAGTAGACATTTTAATTATCAACGACAAGATTAATGATATAGGGCCAAACATCGAAAAAAATGATGCAGAAATTATAGAAGCTCATGACATGATTATCATGCCAGGGTTGGTGAATGCACACATTCATGTATGGCAAGCAGGATTACACGGAGTGGCCGGAAATTGGAGCTTATCCGATTATTTTGAAAAAATGCTCGATACTCTTGGTTGTGAATTTACACCAGAAGATATGTATCTTGCCAACTTGTGTGGTGCTTTGGAACAACTGGATGCTGGAGTAACTTGCCTACTTGATTGGTGTAATAACATTAATGGACTTGATTATGCAGAGAGTGCTCTGAAAGGCTTGGAGGATTCTGGCATTCGAGCTGTATTTACTTATGGCACGCCTGGAATCGATGCTGCAAAGTGGTGGTTTAACAGTTCTGAAAGGCATTCCCATGATGCGGTTGAGTTTTTAAAGAAACACCATTCTCAAGCTGAGGGGCGAATACAAATGGGACTTGCTTTGCGAGGACCAGATTTCACAACGAATGAAGTATTTGTTAGCGATATTCAATTAGCCCGAGACTTGAATGTTTTAGCGAGCATGCATATCGGTGTAGGCTTGGCAAAATTAGGCGTGAAAAAGATACATGAGGCGGGCTTGTTAGATAGCCGAATTAACTTTGTGCATGGTAATAATCTGACATTGGAAGAATATCAAATGATCGCTGATCATGGTGCATCACTTAGCATAACACCTGAAGTTGAAATGCAAATGGGACATGGTTTTCCAGCAACTGGGAAATTGTTGCAAGCTGGTGGAGAGCCGGCTTTGGGAACAGATATTCCATCAAATATTTCTGGAAATTTATTCGCACAACTACGCTTTGCCCTGCAAACACAGCGCGCGCTTGATAATCAGACCCTATTAGACTCAGGTTCTGGAGTCAACGGTATTGGTCTCTCTTGTGATCAAGCTTTAGAGTGGATCACGATTAATAGTGCAAAGGCTCTCCATTTGGATAAATTAATCGGTAAGATAGCTAAAGACATGAAGGCTGATTTGATACTTATTAATCTTAAAGATATAAATCTTTGGCCAGTGCACAATCCTCTTCAGTCAATTCTTTTTTATGCTGAGAGGCACAATGTTGATACAGTGATCGTTGATGGCAAGATTGCAAAGCGTCAAGGAAAATTAGTTTATCCTGGTCTAAACAAGCTGAAAGAAAAACTAGTTGAATCAAGTACCCGCATAGTCAGGAATGCCAAATTACTTGGGAATAATTGAACAGCATGAAAGATAATACTCTTCAAATCTCCGCATTCAAAGATATTGTATTTTTTATCTTAGAGCCTGTTAAAAATAATCTGGGAATCCATGTAAATTACGTTAAAAATGCTGAGGAAGCGCATCATGATTTGAGGGATCACAGGTCAGACATCGTATTCATGTCTTATGACGATACTTTATCTATGGCACTTCAAGACAAATACACGGATATTGCGGCAATAATGCCTGTTCATGGAGGAATTTTAGATTTATGCGGAACTATAGATTTAAAAAAAGATGTGATTATCACCGGTATTGACACTCCTACAGGATATGCACGGCTTTTAAAATCATATTTAAAGCATATTTATCCTCAAGATTTTGATAAATTTGATTGGGTTTTAGCTGGTGCTACGAACATTCGCTTTGAAAAACTAAAAGAATGTTCATTAGATATTACCTTACTTAATCCTCCATTCTCATATGATCCAATCATAACTAAGATAATGAATATGTACGATTTTATTTCTGAATATCAAGGGGTTGTCATGAATGTGAATCAATCCAACCTCCAGGATCCATCTCAGCGGGTAAAAATAAAAAATTTTATTCATAATTTCCATCTGAGAATTACAGGACTGAAAAACGATTCAGAAAAATCAATCTCAGAACTTGCTTCATTCTATAGAATCTCCCTAAGCGAAGCGAAGTTAATCTATGCACGATTATGGCAACCCGATGGACTCAGCCAAACGAGTCGTTTTGAGGAAATGAGGCTAGTCCATACAGAAAATATTTTTAGTCAGGATACTGGAATTAAAATTCCGGCTAAACGAACGTGGCTTTATTGAAATCTCGAGCTACGTTTGAGATTAAGTGAACAACACATATGCACATATGGGGTCAGGCCTTGAATTGTGAATTTTCAATTATAAGTTCATTCATAATTCAAGGCCTGACGTTCAAACTCTAGACATTCCCTCGCGGATGGTGATTTCCGGCTCGTAACGCAGTACTGTCTTAGCGCGACTTATGTCCAGCGAAAATGGGTAGCCAATCAGCCGGACCAACTCTCGCGTCAGCGGCGGATCTCCAGGCAACCAACCGGTAGCCCAAAGCTTTTCTATTCCTCTACCCATCCACCAGGCAACCGGAGCAGGTACCGACATCCGTGGTGCCTCCAGCCCACTCGCATGCAGGCGTTGCGTTAGGAATTCGCGGAATGTGATTTCTTCGTCATCTGTCAAGAAGAACGCTCCGCTCACCTCGGAGCGCAATGCGAGCGCTATAGCGTGGCACAGGTTTTGAACATGACAGGTGGCATAGGGGTACTCCCCTCGATTGATCCACGCAAACTGTCGTTTACGGACTCGGTCGCCCAAGTCACCATCGACCGTATCGCCGGGCCCCCAAATGAGAGGCGGACGCAAAGCCACCGTACTGAAACCATCGGAATGTGCGGCTAAAACATGCGACTCGGAGATTGCCTTAGTTGTTGAGTAAGGCAGATGGCGCAACTCGGTCAATGGCCAAGACTCATCGGCATGGGCAATCGGCTTCGCCTCCTGCATAACCACGGAAGCGGCACTAACGTGTACAAAGCGCTTGATGCTGCATGCTTTCGCTGCATTAAGCACTTGATCCGTCAAGGTCACGTTGTTGACTTCGAAGTCCTCCCACGACCCCCACATCTTCAGGTGCGCAGCAATATGAACGGCAGCATCACACCCAGCCATTGCTTGCTTAAGTGCGGCCGGATCTGCATATTCGAGGACAGTCGACGATGCTCCAAGTGCGCGCAGCCGTTTACAGGCCACCTCAAGCCTAGCGGGCGCGACCACCGAATGCCCATCTGCCAGTAACCGCTTGATGCTATGCCCACCCACAAACCCAGTGCCGCCTGTGACAAAGACTTTCATACACTACTCCTGTAAAGGATTGCAATAAACACCTATGGGGTCAGGCCTTGAATAATGAATCAACTTATAATTGAAAATTCATAATTCAAGGCCTGACCCTCTAACTCCGATTAGCTGGATAAATCATGATAATTTTTGAACTATAATTTGGTGTAATATTAGATAAAGGATGACTAATGAATCAATATAAGTTATGCATTACTGATCCAGAATTAATGGCTTTAGTAAAAAAATACAAAGAATAAACACATATGGAGTCAGGATCAGGCCTTGAATTATGAATCAACTTCTATTTGAAAATTCACAATTCAAGGCCTGACCCTCTAACTCCTTTAATAAATAGATGTTAAAATTTTGTTCTTTACTGGCTAACAATAGACCACCATGAAATCTAAAGATGAAAATATTTCTCTCAAAAGAAAAGCAAGCGCAATAGAACAAGTCCAATTAGATGGGCCGAGAAGCCTAGAGGTAGATGGGATAATGGAAATAGGGAAAGAAGAATTCTATCAGCAAAAAGCGCCTAAAAGGCAAAAAGAGATCACTGATAACAGCTCTAATGAATTGCTACCCCCTACAATCATGGAAGAGCTACTGAAATTGATGTTTTCTCAACCGGAAGTTTTAACACCCCAACCACTGAATCCTAATTTATATTCATCCATATTTTCCCCACTTAATGAGCCACAACAAAAAGAGGTTATGACTCAAACAGTGGAGGGGAATAATGAAGGGGTACAGATCCTTACTATTGATGATGAAGACAAGGGAAGAGAGAAAGAGTTGGTGACAGACGACAACCGTTTTTCTACAACTACTCCTGCACAAAGTCACAGACCAATATTCTATCTTGATGATATTAATTCCATTCAAGAGCTAGAGAATTCAATTCACTTATCAGTCAATGGTTCCCAGGTTAACTTTCAATACAAAAGTGGCAAAAAAGACCAACCCGATCTGGTTTACATTGCTCCTCTGAATCTCATTTCATCACAGCAAATTCACTATGGTGTTTACGCCAGGCGTTTCATCAAAAAGGGAACTGTTTTATTCGAGTACACTGGTGAAAAAGTTTCCGATGAGGAAAATCAGGATGAAAAGAAAGACAGAGATTATTTTATGTTTTTGAAAAACAGAAACAAAATACTTGATGCAAAATACCAGGGAAATGTTTCTCGTTTTATTAATGCTTCAACCATTCAGGAAAATGTCGAATTTATAGAAAAGAAAAAGAGAATGTTGGTCGTTGCCGCCAGAGATATTTATGAAGATGAGCAATTATTAGTTGATTATGGTAAAGATTATTATTTTTGCTTTAAACCTCTCTTTTTACACCCTTCGGATAATTTTAGATGTGCTCAGGAAATTTTTGAAGAGTATCAGGATAACTATCATCCTGTTCCTTACAATTTTGCAAACTGTACATATGATCTTAGCCCCTTAGGTATTACCAAAGAAGATACTGCTTTTCTACCTAAACCTGTTTACGAAATGCTACAAAATAGAAATATCAGAAAATATGATTCTATTTCTCATTTGCCGTTACCAATTTTAAAAGTAAAAGATGGGCAATTCATGCCGCTGTGGCAGCAGGAGCGTATCACTTTACTTTTGATGGCCGCTTTTCTGGGTAACGTAACTGTATTGAAGAAATTACTCCAGAATCCTAAAATGGATACAACGATTCAGCAAGCAATGTCGGGCCGTACCGCATTACATCTTGCTTGCTTGGGTACCTCCCTAGATAGAACACCTCGAGACATAAAAAATCGATTAGCTGCTATAGATCTGCTTTTAGAAAAACCGGGCTTAGATTTCAAAGATAGGAATCATAGAACGCCTATTTTTACATTGATTGATAATGGTTCCCCCAATTATTTAAAGCATCTACTGCAGAAAATTAAACCTTCTGTTACTAATTTCCAACGTCATAAAAAAAATCAGCTTGACCCATTTTTCTATGCATTAAAAAAGAATAAAAAAGATCATGCTTCAGTTATTATTGATTATATGGATAGCATTGGAAAATTATCTAAATATGCTGAGCACATAAAAGAGTTTGTGCGTAAAGCGCTAATATTTAATAATGGTCGCTGTGATCTCAAATTAATCGCAGCGTGTAATGAAGTGCTTGAAAAAAAAGGCATCCCTGGGATAGTTGTTAAAATGCCAAACCTTTTCAAACCTCTAGTATCAATACCTAATGACCAGAATATGATTTGTCGAGGAAATTCTCAATCTAATTTGCCGCTATAGGATACCTAATCCAGATAGGAAGTGGTTTGACAGACACAACACGGGGACGGTCCGCACATATGGGGTCAGGCCTTGAATTATGAATCAACTTATAATTGAAAATTCACAATTCAAGGCCTGACCCTCTAACTCTTCATTGTGGATTTAGCTCCAGAGAAGAAAGCATAGGCAATCCTTGGTACAAATTATTCAAATCCACCTCTATTAAACCCTCTGTAGAAAATAACAATGAGGTCATGAAAAAACAGCAATATAAAATAGTAGAGGAACATGCCAACCTTAATGATGACAAGCCACTTCATACTCTTTCTATTAAAATGCCATGGTATAGCAATGAGAACGAAGTAATTGGATTATTTGGCTGTACGATTGTTTTAGGCAATCAACCTCTAGCTGATTCATTATTACAGCTCACCAAACTAAATCTTTTGAGCAGTAGTTCTTTTCCACATTTACCTAAAGGTGCACACATATGGGGTCAGGCCTTGAATTGTGAATCAACTTATAATTAAAAATTCACAATTCAAGGCCTGACCCTCTAACTCGCGAGAGAAAAAGCTTTAACAAAACAGTGTATTCAATCCCTATTTTTAAATGATGTTAAAAGCGATGGGTAAGAAAATTTGATATAAAAATAACTATAATTGTATAAATTTTACAAAAATAAAATTATAAATATGCTATATATTTAAAATAAATACATATTGAATTGGTTTTTTGCTCATGAGGTCAAAGAGTGATAATAATGTAGCATTTGTATCCGGTGGCGGGGACACTTATACTTCTGTCACTTTAAGTCATTACAAAGAAAACAAGAAAAATATAGAGTTTTGTCAACAATTTGTTGATACCCGAGGAAAGGAATTTGATTCAACTTATGAATATACTTTAGATTCGAAAGCGATGGACGAAACTGTTGCTAAATTTATAAGTAACCCGCCGGTTAAAAAAGCAAACGAGCCTTTAAAAGAAGCTGAAGATTTAAAAAAATCCTCCTTTATCATTGGCGAAGCCCATCAGCATATTAGTTCTAAACGATTTTTAATTGAAAACATGAAGATGTTAAAAAAAGAAGGCTTTGAAATTTTATTTATGGAACATTTTTTTTATGATACCGATCAAAATGATTTAGATAAATTTTTTCAAACAAAAGATGCTCCTTTATCAGGTACACTTCAAGCAAGATTAAGGGAAATGGAAAGACATCAGCTGATCATAGGTGAAGA
This sequence is a window from Legionella cherrii. Protein-coding genes within it:
- a CDS encoding DUF1697 domain-containing protein yields the protein MKYVALLRGINVGGHKKIAMRDLCLLFETLGFKQVKSILQSGNIVFEATPHVSETQLEQQIASAIDQQLQLDIAVLVRRKESLVEIIRNNPFSALAISDPSHLLVMVVDKNPSSPALEALIKCIQGREQIIGGHQCLYLAYPDGIGRSKLTHQLIEKKLGLQGTARNWTTLARIHASMP
- a CDS encoding bleomycin resistance protein, whose translation is MNNARLTTALIPELYCSNIDLSLSFYTEILGFNIQYQRSEEQFAMLERQGARLMLEEIKQVGRIWLTAPLEVPFGRGINLQIKTTAVDQLYSHIQRYKINLFMPIEDRWYQAGDLKIGQRQFIILDPDGYMLRFAEDLGDKI
- a CDS encoding SDR family oxidoreductase; translated protein: MRFKGKTVVVTGGSSGIGFAVAKRITDEGGRVIITGRNQTKLEAAVKTLGKKAHTLVSDASRISDIDALFSSIKKEVGLIDGLFANAGTVLFEPVEAVTEEHFDYLMNTNVKSVFFTLQKAIPHLAEGASIVVNSSVAGSTGRATASVYSATKAAVRSMARTFAASLLERKIRVNAVSPGPIDTPLWFVEGGLPADQVNKVLEDIKAANPMKRFGSAEEVAAAVAFLLASESSYITGSELFVDGGVTQL
- a CDS encoding RidA family protein, translating into MDKKVIQVPELLSYDKYGFTQCVQFNDLIFVTGQAGEDRDGRLVGKDIESQTRQLFKNIEFALHAANSDLSQILAMTSYVVDIEKNGLAYFTTRKECMPVSSYTSTSVGVAALANPGLLVEVTCIAAVHNHKT
- a CDS encoding amidohydrolase family protein; amino-acid sequence: MEKRPILIRNGLLLDRTNPWFMHQVDILIINDKINDIGPNIEKNDAEIIEAHDMIIMPGLVNAHIHVWQAGLHGVAGNWSLSDYFEKMLDTLGCEFTPEDMYLANLCGALEQLDAGVTCLLDWCNNINGLDYAESALKGLEDSGIRAVFTYGTPGIDAAKWWFNSSERHSHDAVEFLKKHHSQAEGRIQMGLALRGPDFTTNEVFVSDIQLARDLNVLASMHIGVGLAKLGVKKIHEAGLLDSRINFVHGNNLTLEEYQMIADHGASLSITPEVEMQMGHGFPATGKLLQAGGEPALGTDIPSNISGNLFAQLRFALQTQRALDNQTLLDSGSGVNGIGLSCDQALEWITINSAKALHLDKLIGKIAKDMKADLILINLKDINLWPVHNPLQSILFYAERHNVDTVIVDGKIAKRQGKLVYPGLNKLKEKLVESSTRIVRNAKLLGNN
- a CDS encoding NAD-dependent epimerase/dehydratase family protein, which translates into the protein MKVFVTGGTGFVGGHSIKRLLADGHSVVAPARLEVACKRLRALGASSTVLEYADPAALKQAMAGCDAAVHIAAHLKMWGSWEDFEVNNVTLTDQVLNAAKACSIKRFVHVSAASVVMQEAKPIAHADESWPLTELRHLPYSTTKAISESHVLAAHSDGFSTVALRPPLIWGPGDTVDGDLGDRVRKRQFAWINRGEYPYATCHVQNLCHAIALALRSEVSGAFFLTDDEEITFREFLTQRLHASGLEAPRMSVPAPVAWWMGRGIEKLWATGWLPGDPPLTRELVRLIGYPFSLDISRAKTVLRYEPEITIREGMSRV
- a CDS encoding SET domain-containing protein-lysine N-methyltransferase produces the protein MKSKDENISLKRKASAIEQVQLDGPRSLEVDGIMEIGKEEFYQQKAPKRQKEITDNSSNELLPPTIMEELLKLMFSQPEVLTPQPLNPNLYSSIFSPLNEPQQKEVMTQTVEGNNEGVQILTIDDEDKGREKELVTDDNRFSTTTPAQSHRPIFYLDDINSIQELENSIHLSVNGSQVNFQYKSGKKDQPDLVYIAPLNLISSQQIHYGVYARRFIKKGTVLFEYTGEKVSDEENQDEKKDRDYFMFLKNRNKILDAKYQGNVSRFINASTIQENVEFIEKKKRMLVVAARDIYEDEQLLVDYGKDYYFCFKPLFLHPSDNFRCAQEIFEEYQDNYHPVPYNFANCTYDLSPLGITKEDTAFLPKPVYEMLQNRNIRKYDSISHLPLPILKVKDGQFMPLWQQERITLLLMAAFLGNVTVLKKLLQNPKMDTTIQQAMSGRTALHLACLGTSLDRTPRDIKNRLAAIDLLLEKPGLDFKDRNHRTPIFTLIDNGSPNYLKHLLQKIKPSVTNFQRHKKNQLDPFFYALKKNKKDHASVIIDYMDSIGKLSKYAEHIKEFVRKALIFNNGRCDLKLIAACNEVLEKKGIPGIVVKMPNLFKPLVSIPNDQNMICRGNSQSNLPL